In the Topomyia yanbarensis strain Yona2022 chromosome 3, ASM3024719v1, whole genome shotgun sequence genome, one interval contains:
- the LOC131693830 gene encoding uncharacterized protein LOC131693830, whose amino-acid sequence MPYRELVGCLMYASLTTRPDLSAAVNNYSQFQVCPNDQHWVYLKRMLRYVKETLDLGLIYKAEEDSPILEIRDADWACDVLDRKSVTGCVFKLFGCTVGWLTRKQQTVSLSSTVAELAALCTAACHVVWMKRLLLDLRKTTDKAIPAYEDNQSTIRIAEDARDYRRLKHVDTKFHFLRDLVQQAIIDIRFVRSSEQQADIMTKGLAAGVFKQLRFKLGLETVCG is encoded by the coding sequence ATGCCCTATCGCGAATTAGTCGGTTGCCTAATGTATGCATCTCTAACGACAAGACCGGATCTTTCGGCAGCGGTGAACAATTACAGCCAGTTCCAGGTATGTCCGAACGATCAACATTGGGTTTATTTAAAACGGATGcttagatatgtaaaagaaACGCTGGATCTAGGATTGATATACAAAGCCGAGGAAGATTCGCCAATCCTTGAAATCCGAGATGCCGATTGGGCGTGTGATGTGTTGGACCGTAAATCTGTCACTGGTTGCGTGTTTAAGCTGTTTGGTTGTACCGTTGGATGGCTGACAAGAAAGCAGCAAACAGTTTCGCTGTCATCGACAGTAGCAGAGCTTGCAGCACTGTGTACGGCAGCGTGCCACGTTGTTTGGATGAAACGGCTGCTTCTGGATTTGAGAAAGACGACGGATAAAGCGATACCTGCTTACGAGGACAATCAGTCTACAATTAGGATTGCCGAAGATGCCCGCGACTACAGAAGACTGAAGCATGTGGACACGAAATTCCACTTCTTGCGAGATCTGGTGCAGCAGGCGATTATCGACATCAGGTTCGTGCGGTCATCGGAACAGCAAGCTGACATTATGACCAAAGGTCTAGCGGCTGGTGTGTTCAAGCAACTGCGGTTTAAACTGGGTTTGGAGACTGTTTGTGGTTGA